Part of the Sphingobacterium sp. LZ7M1 genome, CATTCCTCACTTTCACATGTTCAGACAGGCTTATCAACCGGAGCTTATACATCGCGAATGGCACTTGCCTACCCCCCAAGGATCCCCATAGGTAATTGATCTGTTCAAAGGATAAGGTGAAGAGCTCCATATTAAAATGGAAGGGTTCAGTATTGTCAGGATCAATTGGATTAATATTTACAGGATTGGATGATGAAAAACTGCTTTTACTTTGCAGAAAACGGATCACCATGGATAGCCTTTTCAGGGCCAATAAATAACCGTCTCCAGCATAATTGCATGTAATCAATACATAAAGATTGATATAGATAGCAGGGTTTTCATAGTATGCTGAACCATCTGGCATCCGTCGCAACGGCGATTGATTCTTCAGGGTATTCTCCTCCTCAATATTGACCAGACTGATTACAATATTATCGGGCAAACCATTGCCTGCAGAAGTTTCAGACAAACCAATATTATCGATGATGACTCCGGCCGCATTATCTCCTTTAGAACTTAAATAAGCCAGCAGTTCAGTCTTAAACAATATAAGGGCTTGATCTATCATGATGATTGGTTATTGATGGAAGCTAGAGTGCTTGTTCCTAGATACTGTAATTCTTGAATAAATTTCTGCATAAAACCTTTCCACATCAATAGCTAGCAATAGTCATTTCATTGAAGGCAGCTGTCATTCCTTTATTTTCTAAATGTCAACTTGAGGTTTCCCCGAAGGGTCTTGGAACAATCCATGCCTCATTTTTAAAAAACTAGCGAGGGTGAAATATGTGTAGATGGAAGATTGGTAATAATGGCTAACCCCAGCAGAGGTGAAATGTCATTAAATTAAGTTTTTTGGTGTCATGTTGAGGAACGAAACATCTCGGAGAAATGCGAGCTTTCGAAATTAAATTTATCATTTAATGAACCTCAAGCAGGGGGATATTTAGTCCTAATTTTTAATTCTCACATTTACGCAAAAAAGAAACAATGAAAATTGTTGTCATCTCGACTTCGCTGACCCTTTAGGATATAGTCGATGGTTATTTGGATAAGCTTTTCAATGAAGCCCACTTTTGTACATCTCCAATTCTGAACGCTAAGTGAAGAATCTGTATGGTTTACCAGCATCAATTCCTTCATCCTGTACCGAAGGTAAAGGACCTGTAAGCCATTTCAATTATAGTTTGTATACCTCCGAGAATCTTCGTTCCTCAGATTGACACAAAAAATTAAACTTAATGCTTTTACCTTAAAGGCATTCATCCTAAACCATATTGAACAATATGGCAAACTTGGTCAGATGACATAGATTATTAATCTCCAATTTGTTGGTAATGTTCTTTCGATGGTTGTTCACGGTATGGATGGAAATAAACAACAACTCCGAGATATCCTGGCTAGACTTACCTTCAACAATCAACTTGATGACTTCCTTTTCACGTTTGCTCAGCAACATCACACGGTTACAATACTTTTGGAAATAGGATTCATCATTTAAGGAAAGTGGTTTATTCTCTGCCTTATTCAACTCAAAAGCATATCGAAATAATATCCCAGGCTGGCTTTCATCACCAAGGGCAAATAATTTACTGGTAGCAAAATGCCATTTATAATCGCCAATCTGCTGTGGCCTTGCACGCTGAAAAAAGAAATAGACCTTATTCAATTCTTTTTGCCGGATAGCATGGAAAAGCTCCGGCATTAAAGGGACAATATCTTCAGGAGGAAAGAAGAAATCAAAATAAGCTAACCAGATCTGTTCAGTTTCTGGGTTAGCATGATTCATCCCATCCGTTCTACATTTATAAAAGAAGGAATTCGTTGGCTCTTTATGATTCTCAACAACTAAGTTTCCTACATCAAAATCACCTATTTCCACCTTTAGGAATTTCTGCTGCAGAATCTGGCCAACCATATCAATAATATGACCGTTGAAATCGTAATATTGGCTTGATTGTGTATCCTGTGTTAGATTCATCGGATGCGTATTAAAAGTTAGCGAAACGTCTAAAATCAAAATCAGTAATTAACCAATATTGATTCAATTTGAATTAAATCTAATGCTTAATGGCAATAATTTAAATGGCAATGAGTAGGATATAACTTTGAATGAGTAAGGCCTATTAAATAATTAGTGAACGGCTTTTTTGATTTTTCAAACTGCTTATGAAATATCTTATAACTAAAGACTTATAATTTCAGAAAGCAAAAATATATAAAAATGAAATAGATTATATATCGCTTACCTAAAAAAATCAATTAATTATCATTATAAATAAAAATAAGCGTACAACAAACTTTTAATTGAGCTAAAAATATCTAATTGCTTTCATACAAACCAACTGTTAAAAAATGCTAACTTTTTAATAATAAACTGGTTATTATGTTAAAAACGTTAAAGAAATTTCTTTTTCAATTACTTTGGAATAATTTTACCGTATAGAAATAATTATCGTTTTAATACAAATTATTTTCATATGAACTATCCTTTATTTTCAACACTGATTCTCTGCTGCGTCCTGAATATAAGTTACGCCCAAGACTCTTTACCTGCAAAAACCCATTCAATCGGAATAGGTCCGATGCTGGGTTATGATTTTTCCCATCATGGTGCTTCCTATGGAGTAGGAATGATCTATGAATACCGACCTTTAAATAAAATAAGTTTCTTTTCAACCTTAAATTATGAGGTCACCGTTCGGGGTATATCCAAAAATGTTCTTTTAACGATGCCTGAAATCTGGAAACATGAGGTTTTTTCCCTGAATGGAGGAATTCGATATTATCTTTCGAAGAACCTATATATTGCCGGATCTTTAGGGTTAGCTTTTGAAGGCAGCACCCTACAAAAAGCAGATGGACAAAGGATAGGTCCTGATTTCAAACCTGCTTTATATCGTTCATTGGTTGCCGGCTACCAAATCCCATTGATCAATAAGGATATCATCGAGATTGAAACTGGTTTTTCTGGAACAAAAACCTCCAATCGGGGCAGTATGGTCGCACGGTATAAGTTTTAAAAATAAAGAAAGCCGTCAATCGACGGCTTTCTAAATAAACATCTATAACACTTAATAGCCCTTATTTTGCACTAGTTTATTATTATTCCTGATTTCTGCTGTAGGCTTTGGAAACAATAACTCCCGCTCGGTCAAAACTGGACCATAGGAGAATTTGTGACCTACGTAATTGTCGAATTTCTTGGTACTCACATTGAAAGCCTTCCTCAAGCGGACCATATCAAACCAAGTGACATTCTCATAGCAGAGCTCATGCCAACGCTCTTTCCAGATAGCTTCCCGAAGTTGATCCTTGGATAAACCGCTCAAGTTTGGAAGTTCTGCCCTTTTTCTGATCGCATTGACCGCATCATACACCTTTTGGTTAGGTCCAGTCACTTCATTTGCTGCCTCAGCATACATCAACAACAAATCAGCATATCGAAGGATAGACCAATTCAGGTCACTGTTTGTCGTACTTGTCTGCGCCGCCTCATCAAAATGCTTATATAGGAAATATCCCCCTAAATTGACTTCTTTGCTACGATCAGACTCATGGGTATATTTGGTAAAGAAAAACTGCTTTTCAGCTCGTCGTAAGTCATTTGCATCATAGGATTCCACAAAATCCTTGGTAGCATAGATTCCACCTGTTTCATCTGAATACGCAGATATATTCTTGTTGTAAGGAATGATGGCGACTTGCCAATTGGAGGCAATGACCTGCGTTTTATATTGAATGCTAAAGATATTCTCTACCCCATTTTTCTTTTTGGGATCATGTAGATCGGCATAGGCAGGGAACAATTGATATTGCTTGGAGTTGATGACTTCTTCAGATGCTTTGGCTGAAAGGTCAAAATAAGCTGCCCCTTTGTTCAATGGATAACCGGCCATGGTCAAGTAAACCTTTGCCATCAAGGATTTAATAATTCCCATATTTACTTTCCCACTTTGATCACTCCATGGCAAACCGGAGTTCTCTGCAACTTTCAGATCACTTACTATTAATTCATAGACCTTCTCTACGGTTGCCTGTTCTGGGTAAAGCTGCTCTGATGTCAGACTTACAGCTTCCGTTACCAAAGGGATTTCCCCAAACATCTGCACCAGATTAAAATAGAAAAATGCCCTTAAGAAATGAGCTTCTCCTAAGATCCGTTTCTTTTCAGCTTCATCCATCGTGATTTGAGGAATATACGTAATTGAAAGGTTTGCATTTCCGATACCTTTATAATAGGTCGTCCAATAGTCTAGGCCATAACCATTGTCTGAAGTGTTTCTGAGGTCCTTTACGTAGTAACTGTTTACCGCCTGACCTAAATCTGTTCCCGCCAATCCGGTAGCAAATTCAAGCATCATCCAGGTTCCCCCACCAAATCCACTTACCATTGGGTTTCTTAAATTGGCGTAAATAGCACTTACGGAACTACGGGCATGTTCAGGTTTGGTGAAATAGTTCTCCACCGTAAAATTACTGGGATCGGATTCGTCCAAAAAACCCGAACAGCCTACTATACCTGCCGTTAATATTACGGCTGTAGTTATTTGAATCGTTCTCTTGATATATTTAATGTATTTCATGATTTTCCTGTTTTATTATAATCCAATGTTTAATCCGAATGTAAATACCCTTGGTCTTGGATAATCATATAGACCAAATCCCTGATCAAATGCAGAGCCTGAATTAGAAACCTCTGGATCATAACCCGAATATTTCGTGATCACAAAGAAGTTCTGTACGGAAGCAAAAAAGCGTAGTCGATCCAATTTCATTCTTGAAACTACATCTGGATTCAATGTATAAGAAAGCATTAGGTTTCTACCTCTGATAAAGGAGGCATCTGAAACTTTATGGCTATCGTTATTTGTTGTATAATAGGCATTGATAGGTCGTACCTGTGCAATCGGAGTGTTTTGGTTACTCTCTGTCCAAGCGTTCAATACCGTCTTATAACTGTTTGCTATCCCCTGTCTGTCCTCAGCAGAGTGAATACTGCGATCAATCACGTCATTACCAAACATATATTGCAAATCGATCAATAAGGATAGATTTTTATATTTGAAGGTGTTGGAGAATGTTCCATAACCATCTGGAATCCCTCTACCAATAATGGTTTTATCATTATCATTGATGACGCCATCTCCATTGATATCCTGATATCGCACATCACCAGGAAGCATATTATATTTCTTGGCTTCAGCTTCGTCTGCGCTGGACCAGGTCCCTAGATGTTGGAAACCCCAAAAAGATCCAACCGGCTCGCCTTCTCTGATAATGGTCGCACCACTATAGATATCTGCACCACCAATCAATCTCAAAACTTGGTTTCTGTTGTAGGAGAAATTGAACAATCCTGACCAACTGAAAACATCATTGCCGATATTGGCCACGTTGACGCCAAATTCTATCCCATCATTTTTCATACTTCCGATATTTCTGAAAATGGTTCCATACCCACTGGACAATGGAATCGGGGCATCGAGTAGCATATCGTTAACCTGACGGTGATATACATCCAATTCGAAGTTCAACTTGTTTTGGAACAAACCTAATTCAAGTCCCAGATCGACTTGCTCCGTCCGCTCCCATTTTAAAGTTGGGTTGGCAATTCTGCCAGTCCCTACACCGACCATACGATCACCACCTTGAATGATTTCATAATTCCCCATACCGGCTAATGCGCGGTAGGCTGGGATTTCAGAGTTACCCGTTGCTCCATAGCTCATCCTTAACTTCAAATTGGAGATGCTCTCCGAATCTTTTAAGAAGTTCTCTTCATTGATTTTCCATGCCACTGCTGCAGAAGGGAAAAAGGCATATTGGTTATCCTGTCCAAATTTGGAAGATCCATCCACACGACCAGTAAAGGTGAATAGGTATTTGTTCAACAAGGTATAGTTGATCCTCGTGAAGTAAGAGTTCAATCCATTGGCATTCGCACCTGAAGAAGGTGCATTCATGGTAGCCCCTGCTCCCAAATTATTGAATTGATAGTAGAAATCCGTGTACTTGCTGGAACTGGCATAGGAACCAAAATAATCGGTATGCTGCCATGAAAAACCTAACATAGCATTAATGGAATGAATATTTCCAAAATCTTTTAAGTAGGTAAAATAGTTCTCAAATTGCCAGGAGTTGAATCGTTTATTGTCCACATTGGCAGAACCATCACTTGAAATATATTGCAGACCTACAGCTGCTGCATAATCTTTTCGTTGATTGATGATATTCGTACCAATCGAGGTACGGAACTCTAACCCATCCATTAATTTTATATTGGCATACATATTACCAATAAAGGGTTGGGTAGATAGGTAATAAAGTCTTTCATCAGCTACACGGATTGGGTTATCCCCACCTTCCATACCTGGATAATCGCGGTTACTTGCCCATCTACCATCTGCATATCGAACAGGTATCAATGGCAATGCCTCAAGTACCTGACGCATCATGGTAATTCCTCCACCGCCCAATTCATCAACTTGCTTATCCTTTTGATCCGTATAGCTCAATACACCACCTACCTTTAACCAATCTTTGATCTCAGTATCAAATACAAATCTTGCTGAATATCTTTTCTGCCATGAGCCATATGCAACGCCTTGTTCATTTCTGTAATTCACAAATCCACCATAAGAACCTTTTTCATTTCCATTGGTAAAAGCCAATTGATGGTTCTGTGTAATGGCATTTCGGAAAGCCTCCTTCTGCCAATCCGTATTGTAAAGCGGTTTGCCATTGGAATCAAAAAGTAATGGGTTGGTCCGTTTGGTTTTAGGATCGGTATATTTTGTGCCTGTAGCCCAACCTACAGGGTCAAATTTCTTAGCATTCTCATAGGCTAATTCTTCAACAGCTAAGAATTCTTCTGAACTCAAAACCGGCAATAATTTTGGAGCATACCCTACCCCAACCTCTGCATCATATGTAGCTCTTCCACCTCCAGAAGTACCACGCTTAGTAGTTACAATAACGACCCCATTGGCACCACGGGCACCATAGATAGCTGTTGATGAGGCGTCCTTTAATACCTCCACGGAAGCAATATCATTTGGATTGATATAATCAATCGGTGAACTACCATTCTGTAATCCATCTCTACTCATGATTACACCATCTATTACGTACAATGGATTATTGGTGGTGGAGATGGAACTTGACCCCCGGATCCTGATATTGGCCCGACCGCCTGGACGGCCAGAGCTGGTGGAAACATTTACACCCGTTATTTTTCCTCCTAGGGCTTGGTTCAGATTGGATGCTGGTCTTTCACGCAATGCCTCGCCTTGAACGGTACCAACTGCACCGGTCAGATCACTTTTCTTGACTACCCCATACCCTACAGCTACCACTACTTCTTCAATGGATTCAGAGGAGGTACTCATCTGAACATTGATTTCCGTTCGGTTGTTAACTGATTCGCTATGGGTAATATAACCTATAAATGTAAAGGTCAGGTTAGCATTTGAACTGGTCTTGATTTCATAAACACCATTGGTATCAGTGCTTGTACTGGCATTGCCAGAGCTACTCTTGATCGAAACACCTGCTAAGGGCTCGTTGTTAGTCGAGGTAACTCGTCCAGTAATCGTGAGTTCCTGGGCATATGTCATTTTTGCTAACAAGAAAAATAACAATAAAGGAACACATCGGATGTAGGTTCTCATCATGGTTTTAAGTTTAAAAGGTTTATATTATGTGTTATTTGTTTTCTTAAAAAAACAGGAATACCAGCTCCTAAAACTCTTAACCAAAAACCAATACACACCCACCTCGCCCTATTTAAAGGCAAATAAATCCCATCGAGTAGAAATCCACTCAAAGCCCAGGATTACCCTGGATCTTATATGTAACTTTTGTATCTAATTATTCTGAGTCTGTTCTTAATTAGTGTTTACAGGTTATATGGTTAATTGTCTGAGCAATATGTGGTTGTCCCAGTTCAACTTAAAACTAAGATAGTCCTCTCTTTCCGATTATGTGTCCTGTACTATCCTGACTTTTACCATTTTCTCCCTTCCTTTCCTAACAATTCCTTAATTTCGTCATCATAAAATTTGATTAAATAATGAAAAAGCTACTGGCATTACTATTATTAAGCTCTTCAGTTGCTTATGGTCAAAGAGGTTTCACAATCGATGAAACGGTTTATGGACCAAGCAAGTTTGCTCCTAAAACACTGACTGCAGCAAAATGGATCAAAGATGCAGATGCATTCTCCAACCTGGACAGTACTTACCAAAACCTATTGGCTCGCGAAGCAAAGAATAATTGGAATCCTGTTCAATTGGCTTCAACCAACGATATCCTACAAGCCTTAAAGGAAATAGCCGCAAATGATAAATTCTCATTACGCTCCTTTCCAAATAATTACAAATGGATTGATAAGGAAAACATCAACCTGGTTATCAATGGTGAAAAAAACAGCTATAACATCAATTTCAATGTAAACAGCAAAAAAGCTAAGCTCAATGCGACCCTTCCAAGTAACAGGGATGCTGAGGAATTTAGCCATGCAAATAAAAACACGGCCTACCTGATCGGTAATAATATTGAAATCCTTAAAGCCGATGGCAGCAAAATAACCGTCACCAAAGACACAGTTGATGGCATAGTAAATGGGAGCTCTGTCGTTCACCGTAATGAATTTGGTATTGCCAAAGGAATGTGGTGGTCGCCAGATGACAAAAAGCTGCTTTATTATCGCAAGGATGAAACCATGGTCAGCAAATATCCATTACCGCAATGGGATACCCGAGTGGCCAGCATTAAGGACATCCGCTATCCTATGGCTGGTATGAAAAGTGAGGAAGTTACATTGAACATCTTCAATACAGAAACTGGAGAGTATGTTCAGTTGCAAACTGGGGAACCAAAAGAACAATACCTAACAATTGTAACATGGGATCCTTCAAATGAGTTTGTATATGTTGGGGTATTAAACCGAGGACAGGACCATCTAAAATTGAATAAATATGATGCAAGAAGCGGAGCTCTTGTGCAAACTTTATTCGAAGAATCTTCAACTTCTTGGGTTGAACCTCAGGTAGCATTGGAATTCCTGCCAAATAACCCGAATCAGTTTTTATACCAGACCGATAAAGATGGCTTTAACCAACTTTACCTTTATACCACAGATGGTAAACTGATCAAAAACTTAGGTTATAAGGATGTCATAGTAACAGATTTTCAAGGATTTGATGCGAAAGGAAGTAAAGGATATTACATTGGCGCCAGTAATCAGGGAATGGAACGCCATTTATTTGAAGTCGATCTGAAATCTGGAAAAACTACCCAATTGACCAGTATCAATGGTACGCATAATGCAACTGTTAGTAGCTCTGGAAAGTATATTTTGGATCAATACAGCAATTTGGATATCCCTAATATCGTTCAGGTTATTGACAAAAAATCTAACAAGGCCGAAAAACTGGTTACAGCAACTAATCCATTCACTGGAAAGGTTGATTTACCTAAAATTGAGTTCAAAACCCTTACCTCAGCAGATGGTAAAACACCTTTGAATGCTAGAATCACCTATCCTGTCAATTTCGATCCCAATAAGAAATATCCTGTGATGGTTTATTTATATGGTGGATCGCATGCGCAATTGGTTACGGACAAATGGCTAGGTGGCGTGGGTTATTTCGATTTATACATGGCACAGCAAGGATACCTTGTCTTTACGATGGACAATAGAGGTTCCGATGCACGCGGTCGTGACTTTACCCGCATAACCCATCGCAATCTAGGTGAAGCCGAAATGGCTGATCAATTGAAAGGTATTGAATACCTTAAATCCCAACCTTATGTAGATGCAGAAAACTTGGGAATATTTGGCTGGAGCTTTGGTGGATTTATGACGAGCTCATTGATGACCAAACATAACGATATCTTTAAAGCTGCAGTAGCAGGTGGACCGGTAATCGATTGGAAATATTATGAAGTGATGTATGGCGAACGCTATATGGATACCCCACAGGAAAATCCTGAAGGGTATGAAAAAACCTCTATGCTAGACAAGGCTGATCGATTGAATGGTCACTTATTGATTATTCATGGTGCTCAAGATCCTGTAGTAGTTCAACAACATAGCATGGAATTTATCCAAAAATGTATTGAAGCCGGTAAACAGGTTGATTACTTCCTATACCCAACACACGAACATAATGTAGTTGGAAAGGATAGAATCCACATGTACGATAAAATTGCAAAATACTTCAATCTATATCTTAAGAAATAGATTGGATCAAGCCCATTAAAAATCCCTAATACCTAATCGTATTGGGGATTTTTCAATTAATAAAAAGTCGATTTGAAAATATAATGGTATAATTTCCAATCCAATCCATATCCTGATTTTACTTTTCTATTTTTGAAAAAAAACTTAAACCATTGAAAAGGATTATTGCCATACTTTGCTTCATTTTCTCTATTCAATTTAGCATCGCCCAAACATCAAAAATCTCCGGAACAGTTAAAGATTCACTATCATCAGCTCCAATAGCCTATGCCAGTATAGGATTATTAGATGTCAACAAAAAGGTAATCGATGGAATGATTACCGATACAACCGGTAGATTTCAGTTCACGGACCTGAAAAATGGTCCATACATATTACAGATCAAGTTTATTGGCTACAGTCAAAAGAACAGTCCAATTGAAATAAAGGGTCAAAAATCCATTGATTTAGGAAACATCTTAATTTCTAGTGCTCAGCAAAGTTTAGAACAGGTAACTGTTACGGCAAATATCGCTGCCCAGAAACATAGCAGTGATCGACAGACCTATCAAGCCAGCCAATATAAAAATGCTGTCGGCGGAACTGCTTTAGATATCGTCAAAAACCTTCCTTCAGCATCAGTTGATGCCAATGGAAACATCAGTATGCGTGGGAATTCAGGTGTTATCGTACTAATCAATGGTAAACCATCCTTTATAGATCCTGCTACCATACTCGGGCAGATTGCTGCCAATGATGTTTCAGAAGTGGAATATATCACAAGCCCTACTGCGCAGTATGATCCAGATGGAAAAGGTGGTATTATCAATTTAAAAACAAAGAAATCAGCAGCAAATGGATTCGCATGGATCTTAAACCTTCAGACTGGCTTACCTAGCATCGACGATTATGACAATATCGAAAGTCAAAAACGATTCGGAGGTGATATTTCTTTCCAATTGAAAAAAGATAAGCTGGAACTCAATGGATCTGCCAACTACCTTCGAAATGATAATGCTGGCTTCAGGGATGGTGATGTAAATACCATCATTGGAGACAAACAAACCTTCTTCCCTTCAAAAGGAGAACGTAGTTTTGACAAATACAATTACGGATTAAGATTAAACGCTGCATATGAACTATCTGAAAAACACAACCTGAATTTAGGGGTTCTGGCTTCAAGAAGATTCCAAGATAGGCTCGCTGATATTCATTATAATAACAGAACTATCCAGCCTTCCAGCGGCGATCAAATCTCCAGCTTAGATTACTTCAATTCCAATCTACAGAACAAACAAGGTGAGTTTTACTTAGTGGACTTCTCTTATCAATATAAAATAAATCCAAGGCACTCCCTACAATTGGGAGCCATCTATGAATTTGCCAACATCTATGGATCCACAAAAAATGGGAATATTGAAAACAACGTCGATACGGTGCAATGGTCCCATAATATCTATACAAATCCATTGCATGGTTTGCGGCTTTCCCTACAACATCAATGGAAATTCGACAATGCAGAATTGATTTCAGGTTACCAACTAAGGAATGATAGGCAAAAGGGAAATTTTGAATACTTTTATAAGGAAAAGGGTGGCCAATACCTTCAAATAAACCCTGAATTCACGGGCCGTTTAAATGCAACCAACCGAGTACATGCCCTGTTTAGCCAATATGACCGGAAATTCAACAACACACAACTTTCCCTTGGCCTTCGTTATGAGTATTATCAAAGAGATCTCCTGCTATTGGACAATAATCAAGAATATCCCTATTCCATCCACCAACTCTACCCAAGCTTTAATCTGATGCATGATCTGGGAGCTGGTTGGTCATGGAAATTAGCAGCTGCAAGAAGGGTGCAAAGAAACAATAACTTTGAGCTAAACCCTATTCCTGAGCGTGAACACTCGGAAACATTGGAACAAGGTGATCCGGAGTTATTACCTGAATTCACTACAAATGCGGAAACGGGACTTGTGAAAAAATTAAATGCAGGTAGTTTATTCTTGAATGCTTACTACCAACATACTAAAAATCCAATCCAGCGTGTAAACTCTGTTTATGCGGATACGATCTTACGCCGTGTATTTACCAATGCAGACTATGCTTCAAGATATGGTATGGAAATCGGTGGCGAGGGAAAGCCATTGTCATGGTTAAAGGTCAATGCTGGTGCAAATATTTATAATTACAAGGTTTCAGGAAAGGTACTGAACTATCAAGAAACCCGAACAAACCAAGACTGGGTGTACTCCATCAATGCTGGGATACAAGCAGATTTTGCTCCAACTTGGAGCACCGGTTTACAGGTCAATTACCTATCCGAAAGACCAACAGTTCAAGGAAAGGATTCAAGGTTCCTGACTCCACATTTCAACCTCAGTAAGGGATTCTTAAAAGGTGCCATTACGGCTCAATTGCTATGGCAGTTTATCGAACTCAACAAGAAATGGGGAGTTAATGAACAAAGAATTACGACCTATTCAAATGATTTCTATACCACGACAAATTACATCTATGAAAAGAATGTCTTTTTGATCAATCTGAATTTCAACCTACATAAATTGAATCAGATCATTAAACTTCCAAAAAGTGAGTTCGGTGAGAAGGAATTTTAAGGATCTTGTTTCTTGAATTCCGTGGGTGTAATTCCTGTATAGCGTTTAAAGTACTTTGAAAAATTAGATTTATCAGAGAAGCCTAGCATGAAAGCAATTTCTGAAATGCTGTTTGATGTGTAAAACAATAGCCTTTTGGCTTCTTTGATAATATATCCCGCCAATACCTCGGATGCCGTAAGGTTAACATGCTTCTTACAGGCAGCACTTAAATTTTGTGGACTGGTATTTAATTGGGAAGCATAATGAGCAACATGGTTGACCACTTTTGCCTCTTTGTTCAGCAATTCGCAAAACTTTATATACAGGTTGTTCTGGATGAACTTTGAAGAAATCTGTTGATCAGCATTCTCCAAAACCTTTGCCAACATGGCTTTAAACAACCCTTCCTGTACGATTTTATTATTCTCTGTCGCCAACAATCCTAAAATCTGTTCTATGGCAAGTTTCTCTTTTAAGAAGATTTGGTCAAATTGGACAACCTCTTCCACTAACCTACTGATTTCAAAATCTAAGCTTTGCTCCACAAATAATTTCTTCAGCAAAAGCACATAGCCTTCTACGGGATTTTCCAATTCCCAATGATGTACATTATCCTTTCGGATTACCAAGATACAGGGTACTTTCACCTCTGCTTCCTTCCCATCAATATAATGTCTACCGCTGGTCGAAGAAAGGAAAACCAATTCTAGATAACCATTATGTTTATGAGGTCTCGTTCGATTTTTAGCTCGATCAAATGCAGCTACTTTTATCAGTCGCTGAGGCTCTAGTTTATCCTTAATGGTTATTTTCTTTCCTTGCATCTTGTGAAACTATTATATTTCCGCTATTCCATCAAATATATTGGAATTCCTTA contains:
- a CDS encoding DPP IV N-terminal domain-containing protein: MKKLLALLLLSSSVAYGQRGFTIDETVYGPSKFAPKTLTAAKWIKDADAFSNLDSTYQNLLAREAKNNWNPVQLASTNDILQALKEIAANDKFSLRSFPNNYKWIDKENINLVINGEKNSYNINFNVNSKKAKLNATLPSNRDAEEFSHANKNTAYLIGNNIEILKADGSKITVTKDTVDGIVNGSSVVHRNEFGIAKGMWWSPDDKKLLYYRKDETMVSKYPLPQWDTRVASIKDIRYPMAGMKSEEVTLNIFNTETGEYVQLQTGEPKEQYLTIVTWDPSNEFVYVGVLNRGQDHLKLNKYDARSGALVQTLFEESSTSWVEPQVALEFLPNNPNQFLYQTDKDGFNQLYLYTTDGKLIKNLGYKDVIVTDFQGFDAKGSKGYYIGASNQGMERHLFEVDLKSGKTTQLTSINGTHNATVSSSGKYILDQYSNLDIPNIVQVIDKKSNKAEKLVTATNPFTGKVDLPKIEFKTLTSADGKTPLNARITYPVNFDPNKKYPVMVYLYGGSHAQLVTDKWLGGVGYFDLYMAQQGYLVFTMDNRGSDARGRDFTRITHRNLGEAEMADQLKGIEYLKSQPYVDAENLGIFGWSFGGFMTSSLMTKHNDIFKAAVAGGPVIDWKYYEVMYGERYMDTPQENPEGYEKTSMLDKADRLNGHLLIIHGAQDPVVVQQHSMEFIQKCIEAGKQVDYFLYPTHEHNVVGKDRIHMYDKIAKYFNLYLKK
- a CDS encoding outer membrane beta-barrel family protein — translated: MKRIIAILCFIFSIQFSIAQTSKISGTVKDSLSSAPIAYASIGLLDVNKKVIDGMITDTTGRFQFTDLKNGPYILQIKFIGYSQKNSPIEIKGQKSIDLGNILISSAQQSLEQVTVTANIAAQKHSSDRQTYQASQYKNAVGGTALDIVKNLPSASVDANGNISMRGNSGVIVLINGKPSFIDPATILGQIAANDVSEVEYITSPTAQYDPDGKGGIINLKTKKSAANGFAWILNLQTGLPSIDDYDNIESQKRFGGDISFQLKKDKLELNGSANYLRNDNAGFRDGDVNTIIGDKQTFFPSKGERSFDKYNYGLRLNAAYELSEKHNLNLGVLASRRFQDRLADIHYNNRTIQPSSGDQISSLDYFNSNLQNKQGEFYLVDFSYQYKINPRHSLQLGAIYEFANIYGSTKNGNIENNVDTVQWSHNIYTNPLHGLRLSLQHQWKFDNAELISGYQLRNDRQKGNFEYFYKEKGGQYLQINPEFTGRLNATNRVHALFSQYDRKFNNTQLSLGLRYEYYQRDLLLLDNNQEYPYSIHQLYPSFNLMHDLGAGWSWKLAAARRVQRNNNFELNPIPEREHSETLEQGDPELLPEFTTNAETGLVKKLNAGSLFLNAYYQHTKNPIQRVNSVYADTILRRVFTNADYASRYGMEIGGEGKPLSWLKVNAGANIYNYKVSGKVLNYQETRTNQDWVYSINAGIQADFAPTWSTGLQVNYLSERPTVQGKDSRFLTPHFNLSKGFLKGAITAQLLWQFIELNKKWGVNEQRITTYSNDFYTTTNYIYEKNVFLINLNFNLHKLNQIIKLPKSEFGEKEF
- a CDS encoding helix-turn-helix domain-containing protein; protein product: MQGKKITIKDKLEPQRLIKVAAFDRAKNRTRPHKHNGYLELVFLSSTSGRHYIDGKEAEVKVPCILVIRKDNVHHWELENPVEGYVLLLKKLFVEQSLDFEISRLVEEVVQFDQIFLKEKLAIEQILGLLATENNKIVQEGLFKAMLAKVLENADQQISSKFIQNNLYIKFCELLNKEAKVVNHVAHYASQLNTSPQNLSAACKKHVNLTASEVLAGYIIKEAKRLLFYTSNSISEIAFMLGFSDKSNFSKYFKRYTGITPTEFKKQDP